The following nucleotide sequence is from Vibrio sp. VB16.
GCTCATCTATTCGCAAGCCAGATAGGCAAAAAAATTGAAGAACATCATTTTGCATTTAATTCAGATCAAACTCGCGTGACAGTCAGCATTGGAGTAAGTAAGGTGAGTCACGGTGATGTAGGACAAAACGACGTGTTTCATCGAGCAGATAAGGCACTGTACGAATCGAAATCAAAAGGCCGTAATAGAGTAACAATCAATTGTATCGAAATGGACTACAAACAATAAATGACCAAGATATTGCCATTGTGACGCTCTAAAACTTTTCAATCTCCCCAGTTTGTTCAATTGCTTCGCATTTGATAATGCGCTCTGAAGCGATCCTGTTATATATGACCATTTCCATCTATCCCCAAAAATTAAAAAATCACAGGCGTGTCCTACGTGAAATCTACCGGTTTTAGTGGGCAGTTATCCATAGATCTTGTTGTAAGAACGAACAAAATAGCGGCCTGTTATTCCCATAACGAATAGCAAGTACTTACCAACAAACGACCACCAATAAGGCAGCAATACATTAAACCAATAAAATACAACCCAAAGTAACGACGTTACATTAAGGAGTGTTGGGTTTGTGGGTTATGGTTTAAATGAAGAATCTTGAATAGATATGCACAGATAAGTCATTGAAATTACGAGCTACTTTCGGAAGTCCGGGCAAAGATTTACTATAAAGCTCATAGCTTATGGATTTTTAGAGGTGTGTGCTGATATCCCAGCGTGCATTGTGTTAGGTTTTAGGTATAAGTTATTTAGTTATAGTGCAGTAAGCTTTGCGAAAAAAGAATAGAAGTAATACGTTATTAGCCACTCTCCTACTCTGCTTTGGCTTTTCTTATTTGTTTTGCTACGCGTTTGATGGCTTCAGCCGTACTTATACCTTGCTTCATCAACTCTTGGATTTGCTCAACCGCTTCTTGTTGCTCTTGATGCGTTAACGTTGGTAGATCGTCAAACATAAAACCGCCCCTTAATGGTAAGGGGCGTGACTATAATGACTTTTTTAATAAGTCGCAAGAAAGTTCGCGTATGCACCCATAGAATCTTCGTTGGTATAACTTACCGCTAGGTCCAATTCGAATAATCCTAGAGGTGAAATACCTAAACCGCCAGTTACTGTCCCATCGCTATCTTCATACGCTAGGTTGATCTTATAACCGGCTCGTAGTTGGAGTTGTCTCATAATATCAATTTCCATACCTACGCGAACCCATTGTGTATTGTCTTCGAACTGATCGAATCTTTTGTCTTCGTTTACATCATAATCTGCACTTAGTGAAAAATAGTCAGCAACGAAACCCGCGCCAATTGTATATTGAGGGCGCAATTGGTAGGTATAGGATTGAGTTGAACCAGAAGACGTGGTTGATACTTGCGTTTCAATATCTCGTGATACCAAGTTCGTTCCTGCGAAACCCACTCGGAAAGGCCCATAGAACCAAAGGGCACCAACGTCTAGATTAAACGTAC
It contains:
- a CDS encoding YoaH family protein, which translates into the protein MFDDLPTLTHQEQQEAVEQIQELMKQGISTAEAIKRVAKQIRKAKAE